From a region of the Leptospira kmetyi serovar Malaysia str. Bejo-Iso9 genome:
- a CDS encoding ROK family protein yields the protein MKSYLGIDIGAGSIKANLVDPQGNILGKTHRPTGAETDEKQFLKSLCDIVSEMKTPSLVAVGIGSPGPIDSESGILIQSANLPLLKNVALVAHLKKNFQIPVYYNNDANLAALGEYRFGLGKGSQSLIILTLGTGLGGGWVYRGKLFNGYKGSGMEAGHVTYLPGGSPCGCGQRGCAEAYFSASGFLNRYEEKTGNRLSSAEEFFRRSRKGESAALSLLNEGVEALAQLCRGLIHTINPDRIVFTGGIVESWDLFGDSLKTRIEELIFPVFRTYTQILPGGNVSGALGAAALCMENHE from the coding sequence ATGAAATCCTATCTCGGAATCGACATCGGAGCCGGGAGCATCAAGGCCAATCTGGTCGATCCTCAGGGAAACATATTAGGAAAAACTCATAGACCTACCGGCGCCGAAACCGACGAAAAACAATTTCTGAAATCGTTATGCGACATCGTTTCCGAAATGAAAACTCCGTCCTTGGTCGCGGTCGGAATCGGAAGTCCGGGACCGATCGATTCGGAAAGCGGAATTCTCATCCAATCCGCCAATCTGCCGCTTTTAAAAAACGTAGCGTTAGTCGCCCATCTCAAAAAGAACTTTCAAATTCCGGTATATTATAATAATGACGCAAACCTGGCCGCGCTCGGAGAATACCGTTTCGGACTCGGAAAGGGTTCTCAGAGTCTGATCATTCTCACCTTGGGAACGGGACTCGGCGGCGGTTGGGTTTATCGCGGAAAACTGTTCAACGGATATAAGGGAAGTGGAATGGAAGCGGGTCACGTAACGTATCTTCCCGGCGGATCCCCTTGCGGTTGCGGACAAAGAGGATGTGCGGAAGCCTACTTCAGCGCGAGCGGATTTTTAAACCGATACGAGGAAAAGACCGGAAACCGTTTGAGTTCCGCGGAAGAATTTTTCCGAAGGAGTCGCAAGGGAGAATCTGCCGCCTTATCTTTGTTAAACGAAGGCGTCGAAGCCCTCGCACAACTCTGCAGGGGATTGATCCACACGATCAACCCCGACAGGATCGTGTTCACCGGAGGAATCGTAGAATCCTGGGATTTGTTCGGCGACTCGCTCAAAACAAGGATCGAAGAATTGATCTTTCCAGTATTCAGAACTTATACGCAAATACTGCCCGGAGGAAACGTATCCGGAGCCTTAGGAGCCGCCGCGCTTTGTATGGAGAATCACGAATGA
- a CDS encoding LA_2478/LA_2722/LA_4182 family protein produces MNHTIKSLFVSIAVLLFAMNCGKSGGNIAAEMQALAAKSKEIACSKTVECAQEQFGKMPEAQRKFIPPMLQSKEACMESMEKSAAEQRAKTGKTEADEFKDATPEKLQAAKDCLAIIEKTSCSEMMSPNNPIQKSEACQFLSKK; encoded by the coding sequence ATGAATCACACAATCAAGAGTTTGTTCGTTTCTATCGCGGTTCTTCTGTTTGCGATGAACTGCGGAAAATCAGGCGGTAATATCGCCGCGGAAATGCAGGCTTTAGCCGCTAAGTCCAAGGAAATCGCTTGTTCTAAAACCGTAGAATGCGCTCAGGAACAATTCGGCAAAATGCCGGAAGCGCAGAGAAAATTCATTCCTCCGATGCTTCAATCCAAAGAAGCTTGTATGGAATCCATGGAAAAATCCGCCGCAGAACAACGCGCAAAAACCGGAAAAACGGAAGCGGACGAGTTCAAGGACGCGACTCCCGAAAAATTGCAAGCCGCTAAGGATTGTCTTGCGATTATCGAAAAAACTTCCTGTTCCGAGATGATGTCTCCGAACAATCCGATTCAGAAATCGGAAGCCTGCCAATTCTTATCCAAAAAGTAA
- a CDS encoding DUF1564 domain-containing protein codes for MGYLLLDADQEIRSTLQKDRMETVTLLLPEDTWLRFSEDEARKLPKRIPQLLRTYGKFLTAQKRLGKNAGRTLYQPSPGKSKMKRINVRLSPGSWTLFGALAQAHGVSRCFLFNYLLCLDLAGVGDSILYTVNAGVPTFHTKYSYILHLDLPNNGVIRKLHCEPDSLFYTLDYRDWYPD; via the coding sequence ATGGGATATCTGTTGCTCGACGCGGATCAGGAGATCCGTTCCACTCTTCAAAAAGATCGTATGGAAACCGTTACGTTGTTGCTTCCGGAAGATACTTGGCTTCGTTTTTCAGAAGACGAAGCTCGTAAACTTCCGAAGAGAATTCCTCAGTTGTTACGGACTTACGGGAAATTTCTTACGGCTCAAAAACGTTTAGGGAAGAATGCGGGGCGGACCCTTTATCAGCCGAGTCCCGGAAAATCCAAAATGAAACGGATCAATGTTCGTTTGAGCCCTGGGAGCTGGACGCTGTTCGGTGCGTTGGCTCAGGCTCATGGGGTGTCGCGCTGTTTTCTTTTCAATTATTTGTTGTGTTTGGATTTGGCCGGAGTCGGGGATTCTATACTTTATACTGTGAACGCAGGAGTTCCCACATTCCACACGAAGTACAGCTATATCCTCCACCTCGATCTTCCCAACAACGGAGTGATCCGCAAACTCCACTGCGAACCAGACTCCCTATTCTACACATTGGATTATAGAGATTGGTATCCGGACTAA
- a CDS encoding ABC transporter ATP-binding protein, translating into MILRINDLSREYGKSKAVNGVSFDMNQSDYVAIVGPSGSGKTTLLSMITGMLSSSSGEVYFDTTKVSDMSNGNLANFRARNIGLIFQFSELLPHLDVEENILLPALLVGKFSQKEYLEKCEYLIRSLRLESIRKSYPSKLSGGQIQMTAIARSLINEPELLLADEPSGDLDPENSELVRNLLYDFNSRGLTILLVTHDMNLAFDAKTIYEMREGAFTRVVK; encoded by the coding sequence ATGATTCTTCGCATCAACGACCTTTCCCGAGAATACGGAAAATCGAAGGCCGTCAACGGGGTTTCCTTCGACATGAACCAATCCGACTATGTCGCAATCGTCGGGCCTTCCGGGTCGGGAAAAACCACGCTCTTATCCATGATTACCGGAATGTTGTCCAGCTCGTCGGGAGAAGTTTACTTTGATACGACCAAGGTGAGCGATATGTCGAACGGGAACCTCGCCAATTTTCGCGCGAGAAACATCGGACTGATTTTTCAATTTTCGGAACTTCTTCCTCATTTAGACGTGGAGGAGAATATTCTTCTTCCCGCGCTTCTCGTCGGTAAATTCAGTCAGAAAGAATATTTGGAAAAATGCGAATACTTGATTCGAAGTCTTCGACTCGAATCGATCCGCAAAAGTTATCCGAGTAAACTTTCCGGCGGACAAATCCAGATGACCGCGATCGCAAGATCTCTCATCAACGAACCGGAACTTCTGCTCGCGGACGAGCCTTCCGGAGATTTGGATCCGGAGAACAGCGAACTCGTCCGAAATCTTCTCTACGATTTTAATTCGAGAGGACTTACGATTCTATTGGTGACTCACGATATGAATCTCGCCTTCGACGCAAAAACAATCTACGAAATGAGAGAGGGAGCGTTTACCCGGGTGGTAAAATGA
- a CDS encoding lysylphosphatidylglycerol synthase transmembrane domain-containing protein, translating to MKRILFGTVVSLAALGFLFSKLDLSEFARIQERWEPIYLIPFCVSSAWGLILFSWRWYLLMGKKINFRYALLASFIGVGANMFLPARGGDIFRLYFCKKESDLQYPTLVTALFIEKVLDFSFIFSAGICALMFLGIKDESSDSFFIVSSLVIAGIFLGLIAVRFLNETIINVLAWIAGLVGKREWFLHKLAHYVRDLGNFLVLKRFVLPAVLTAFTWLIGYALSYGILLKLVGIEMSYAGIVLIMFAGAVGVMVPSAPSGAGVFHASVTSSFVLMGRKASEGLFYATTVHLAQFVLQSVFAVILYLYWIVDRKKRGLGKAEFSLRESEVIEEESEE from the coding sequence TTGAAACGAATCCTATTCGGAACCGTAGTCAGCTTAGCCGCGCTCGGATTCTTATTTTCAAAACTGGATCTGAGCGAGTTCGCAAGAATCCAGGAACGTTGGGAACCGATCTATCTGATTCCGTTCTGTGTGTCTTCGGCTTGGGGACTGATTCTTTTTTCCTGGAGATGGTATCTTCTCATGGGGAAAAAAATCAACTTCCGTTATGCGCTTCTTGCCTCGTTTATCGGAGTCGGCGCGAACATGTTCCTTCCCGCGAGAGGAGGAGACATCTTCCGTTTGTATTTTTGTAAAAAGGAATCCGATCTTCAATATCCCACGTTAGTCACCGCGCTCTTTATCGAAAAAGTTTTGGACTTTTCCTTTATATTCTCCGCCGGAATCTGCGCCCTTATGTTTTTGGGAATCAAGGACGAAAGTAGCGATTCTTTCTTTATCGTCTCTTCGCTTGTCATCGCGGGTATCTTTTTGGGTTTGATCGCCGTACGATTTCTAAACGAAACGATCATAAACGTTCTCGCGTGGATCGCGGGACTCGTAGGCAAGAGAGAATGGTTTTTGCACAAACTCGCGCACTACGTTCGCGATCTCGGAAATTTTTTAGTTCTGAAACGATTCGTTCTTCCCGCGGTGTTGACCGCATTCACTTGGTTGATCGGTTACGCGTTGAGTTACGGAATTCTTCTCAAACTCGTGGGAATCGAAATGAGTTACGCCGGAATCGTACTCATCATGTTTGCCGGAGCGGTGGGAGTGATGGTTCCTTCGGCTCCGTCCGGCGCGGGAGTGTTTCACGCATCGGTAACTTCCTCATTCGTATTGATGGGAAGAAAAGCGTCCGAAGGTTTGTTCTACGCGACCACGGTTCATCTCGCGCAGTTCGTTCTTCAGAGCGTATTCGCGGTAATCCTATATCTCTATTGGATCGTGGACAGAAAAAAACGCGGACTCGGAAAAGCGGAATTCTCCCTAAGAGAATCCGAAGTGATCGAAGAAGAAAGCGAAGAATGA
- a CDS encoding beta-ketoacyl-[acyl-carrier-protein] synthase family protein gives MDKTKASKNSRVAITGIGVILPNTYSVDTFWKNLSEGNSQIDTITRFSTDDMPVKVAAEMNDFDWKKFLPDLNEKHAKNYNRETFAIMSAMEEARRDAKLEKDSVDPSKVGFIDSSSRASLAWWEHAWKLYHEEKNSSVFDRYSVLTSMASNPTNLTAIYANIQGFVTTITAACVGGHHAISLCYQAIRKGRAEVMYAGGHEFPLIKPLMMMYSDPASSVMSAEKNNPKSAIKPYDRNRDGFILGEGAAVLCMERMDHALARGAKIYAEVLGTFSYNEADHAMRMDLTGKKAAAGLNRLLKISGLRLGDIDYFCGHGTATINNDMAESRALKVLYNGLAKNKWAPLGSIKPIFGHTFGAAGIINVAATAMMLEKGIICPTINLKDVDPECDHDHITEGARKVRLRNAISMAFAIGSQSSFVSLTAPDIL, from the coding sequence ATGGACAAAACAAAAGCAAGCAAGAACTCGAGAGTTGCAATCACCGGAATCGGAGTGATTCTCCCGAACACGTATTCGGTGGATACGTTTTGGAAAAATCTTTCCGAAGGAAACTCTCAGATAGACACGATCACTCGTTTCTCGACCGACGACATGCCCGTAAAGGTCGCGGCGGAAATGAACGACTTCGACTGGAAAAAATTCTTACCCGATCTCAACGAAAAACACGCAAAAAATTATAACCGAGAAACCTTCGCGATCATGTCCGCGATGGAAGAAGCGAGAAGGGACGCAAAACTCGAAAAGGATTCCGTCGATCCTTCCAAGGTCGGATTCATCGACTCGTCTTCCAGAGCATCTCTCGCATGGTGGGAACACGCTTGGAAACTCTATCACGAAGAAAAAAACTCGAGCGTATTCGATCGTTATTCGGTGCTTACTTCCATGGCGTCCAATCCGACCAATCTCACGGCGATCTATGCGAACATTCAAGGTTTCGTAACTACGATCACCGCGGCCTGCGTCGGCGGGCATCACGCGATCAGTCTTTGTTATCAGGCGATTCGTAAAGGAAGAGCGGAAGTGATGTATGCGGGAGGCCACGAGTTTCCCTTGATCAAACCCTTGATGATGATGTATTCCGATCCGGCGAGTTCCGTTATGTCCGCCGAAAAAAATAATCCGAAGTCGGCGATCAAACCGTACGATCGAAATCGGGACGGATTTATTTTAGGCGAAGGCGCCGCTGTTCTTTGTATGGAAAGAATGGATCACGCGCTCGCAAGAGGCGCCAAAATCTACGCCGAAGTATTGGGAACCTTCAGTTACAACGAGGCCGATCACGCGATGAGAATGGATCTTACGGGCAAAAAAGCCGCGGCCGGTTTAAACCGACTTCTAAAAATCAGCGGACTCAGACTCGGTGATATCGATTATTTCTGCGGACACGGAACTGCGACGATCAACAACGATATGGCGGAAAGTCGAGCTCTCAAAGTGCTCTACAACGGACTCGCAAAAAATAAATGGGCTCCTCTCGGATCGATCAAACCGATCTTCGGTCATACTTTCGGGGCCGCGGGGATCATCAACGTCGCGGCGACCGCGATGATGCTCGAAAAAGGAATCATCTGTCCCACGATCAATCTCAAGGACGTCGATCCCGAATGCGATCACGATCATATCACGGAGGGAGCGAGAAAGGTCCGTCTTAGAAACGCGATCTCGATGGCGTTCGCGATCGGAAGCCAATCTTCCTTCGTGAGTCTGACCGCTCCGGACATACTTTAA
- a CDS encoding ATP-binding protein, which yields MDSKKPFQFGFLSNFTKIETRIFLTFFSGCVLLVIILGAFLFYYQKKNTENAAIQNVKTVAEQMLALRVYYSDNIVDKALHEGTEVTYKYKTVHKSIPLPATIVKEFGEHLSQKFEGIRVELYSDYPFPNRQRKEGLDDFQKEALVKLQKNPDLPYYVFREIDSSPYVRYALPDRMQPSCVNCHNSHPESPKKDWKVGDVRGILEVSMPIKQTESGADLILFSTIVVLIGLGTVYIVNHTRNKENEKVILELNASLEKLAALGQLAAGITHELNTPLGAISSSSQSLSEIVNQELKNVPNLLTDLNREDAERFTKLLDESLKHISESPILSNRTIRKELTQKLENENIKDSEIISSTAVDLGLHNLGDSLIPLLRSERIAEILKAITSFVTVVRMGQIISIATDKAARVTEALKNYLRPATEDGRGKIRAIDVRKEIENILILYQGKLKYDVEVVKNYKTDKQCLGEVDKLNQVWINLLNNALQSMNYKGKIEIETEEVDSWIVVSWSDSGNGIPEEIRHRIFDPFFTTKKHGEGMGLGLDICKKIVEDFDGKIEFHCAPGRTTFSVWLKTA from the coding sequence ATGGATTCTAAAAAACCGTTTCAGTTCGGTTTTCTTTCGAATTTTACGAAGATCGAAACTCGAATCTTCCTTACCTTTTTTTCGGGTTGTGTATTGCTCGTAATCATACTCGGAGCCTTCCTTTTTTATTATCAAAAAAAGAACACGGAGAACGCCGCGATCCAAAACGTAAAGACGGTCGCGGAACAAATGCTCGCGCTTCGGGTTTATTATTCGGACAACATCGTAGACAAAGCGTTGCATGAGGGAACCGAGGTCACATACAAATACAAAACGGTTCACAAAAGTATTCCTTTACCCGCGACGATCGTAAAAGAATTCGGAGAACATCTCTCGCAAAAATTCGAGGGAATCCGAGTCGAGTTATACAGCGATTATCCGTTTCCGAATCGACAAAGAAAAGAAGGATTGGACGACTTTCAAAAGGAAGCGCTCGTCAAACTTCAAAAAAATCCGGATCTTCCCTACTACGTGTTCCGTGAAATCGATTCTTCGCCTTATGTGCGTTATGCGCTCCCGGATCGTATGCAACCTTCCTGCGTCAACTGTCACAACTCGCATCCGGAATCTCCCAAGAAGGATTGGAAAGTTGGAGACGTGAGGGGAATTTTAGAAGTGAGTATGCCGATCAAACAAACGGAAAGCGGGGCCGATCTGATTCTTTTTTCGACGATCGTAGTTTTGATCGGACTCGGTACGGTATACATCGTAAATCATACGAGAAACAAAGAAAACGAAAAAGTCATACTCGAACTCAACGCAAGTCTGGAAAAGTTGGCCGCCTTAGGACAGTTAGCCGCCGGAATCACACACGAACTGAACACACCCCTCGGAGCGATTTCCTCGTCGAGTCAATCCCTTTCGGAAATCGTAAATCAAGAACTCAAAAACGTGCCGAACCTTCTAACCGATCTAAACCGCGAAGACGCAGAACGATTCACGAAACTTTTGGATGAAAGTCTGAAACATATCTCCGAATCGCCGATTCTTTCCAACCGAACGATCCGAAAAGAACTCACCCAAAAACTAGAAAACGAAAATATTAAGGATTCAGAAATTATCTCGAGCACCGCCGTGGATCTCGGCTTACATAACTTAGGCGATTCTCTGATTCCCCTTTTGCGTTCCGAAAGAATCGCGGAGATTCTAAAAGCGATCACATCCTTCGTCACCGTCGTTCGTATGGGACAAATCATATCGATCGCAACGGACAAGGCCGCTCGAGTTACGGAGGCGCTTAAGAATTATCTCCGTCCGGCGACCGAGGACGGAAGGGGAAAAATCCGCGCGATCGACGTGCGCAAGGAAATCGAAAACATTCTGATTTTATATCAGGGAAAACTGAAATACGACGTCGAAGTCGTAAAGAATTACAAAACCGATAAACAATGTTTAGGCGAAGTGGATAAACTGAATCAGGTCTGGATCAATCTTTTGAACAACGCGCTTCAATCCATGAATTACAAAGGAAAAATCGAAATCGAAACCGAGGAAGTGGATTCTTGGATCGTAGTTTCCTGGAGCGATTCCGGAAACGGAATTCCGGAAGAGATTCGGCATAGAATTTTCGATCCTTTTTTCACGACCAAAAAACACGGAGAAGGAATGGGGCTCGGACTCGATATCTGCAAAAAGATCGTGGAGGATTTCGACGGAAAAATCGAATTTCACTGCGCGCCCGGCCGCACGACTTTCAGCGTGTGGCTCAAGACCGCATAA
- a CDS encoding SiaB family protein kinase — translation MKSGGLHRQYDHSKKLKSVLYYQGAVTHEILGSLTEILKDRISNEKRKNKILNVFVEMAQNVSHYSLEKEGEYGIGLILVKEKSHILKLSTANFLSAETASALQTKLDHFLSLTGEEVKELYQEKIKGERPEDSKGAGLGFLEILKKSDFPFRSSFEETPSGDFFFTLTVFFRLG, via the coding sequence ATGAAATCCGGCGGACTTCATAGACAATACGATCATTCGAAAAAATTGAAATCCGTTCTCTATTACCAAGGCGCCGTGACTCACGAAATTCTCGGGAGCCTAACCGAAATTCTGAAGGATAGAATCTCCAACGAAAAAAGAAAGAATAAGATTCTCAACGTTTTCGTGGAGATGGCTCAGAACGTAAGTCATTATTCTCTGGAAAAGGAAGGAGAATACGGAATCGGTTTGATTCTCGTCAAAGAGAAAAGCCATATCCTAAAACTTTCCACGGCCAATTTTTTGAGCGCGGAAACCGCGTCCGCCTTACAAACCAAACTCGATCACTTTTTATCTCTGACCGGAGAAGAAGTAAAGGAACTCTATCAGGAAAAAATCAAGGGCGAAAGACCGGAGGATAGCAAAGGAGCGGGATTGGGATTTTTGGAAATATTAAAAAAATCTGATTTTCCGTTTCGTTCCTCGTTCGAGGAAACTCCGAGCGGAGATTTCTTTTTTACGCTTACCGTTTTCTTTCGCTTGGGCTGA
- a CDS encoding histidine triad nucleotide-binding protein, with the protein MNDPNCIFCKIIRKEIPSKIAFEDEEILAFHDISPQAPVHIVFIPKKHITSLAQIEDGDSSLLANVLLKIRDTAKNLGIAENGYRVVNNTGKNGGQTVFHIHFHLLAERRLLWPPG; encoded by the coding sequence ATGAACGATCCGAACTGCATTTTCTGCAAGATCATCCGCAAGGAAATCCCCTCCAAAATCGCGTTTGAAGACGAAGAAATATTAGCTTTTCATGATATTTCGCCGCAGGCGCCCGTACATATCGTATTTATCCCTAAAAAACACATAACCTCCCTCGCGCAGATCGAGGACGGAGATTCTTCCCTGCTCGCCAACGTTTTATTAAAGATCCGGGATACCGCCAAGAATTTGGGAATCGCGGAAAACGGATATCGCGTCGTGAACAACACGGGGAAAAACGGCGGACAAACCGTATTTCACATTCACTTTCATCTTTTAGCGGAACGCCGATTGCTTTGGCCTCCGGGTTGA
- a CDS encoding adenylate/guanylate cyclase domain-containing protein translates to MWNETLFEQKKKALEGFGVLSKKSIARFTEKLRSQDEWQLHRINPIRFAKDNGFEAGESIDLFLHAGKIGLLDFSYNMICPACGGVASSHTSLDQIEEKSFHCYICNMDVPTTLDDQVEVSFSVNPSLKKQNLNPLTDAITYLKYHISGNFHKSKELLDFIHSNSKDLIVIEPGATEKMILDATDVPAYQFSSVENNSAVFLYFDAKETTEDRIIDLSLLPTGFTPIELHLSPGKYEVKVSNRTIAKSGFLIIKPNLKRILEIVDKHPTYIEPFLTAKMLLNNQTFRELFRVQQLSNKLNLNVKSLTILFTDLRGSTEMYDKAGDILAYRLVQEHFRLLAETVKKFNGAIVKTMGDAIMATFSSPLDGLFASLEMMSRIDRMNEEFKEHGHEIGLKVGLNEGPALAVINDERLDYFGQSVNIAARVQALASAGEIWVTEPILSSAGIREELSLRGYDTERHEASLKGVGQKATVHKLFKNEEQRTLAEVV, encoded by the coding sequence ATGTGGAACGAAACCCTTTTCGAACAAAAGAAAAAAGCTCTCGAAGGATTCGGCGTTTTATCTAAAAAATCAATCGCACGTTTTACGGAAAAATTAAGAAGCCAAGACGAATGGCAACTCCATCGGATCAATCCGATTCGTTTCGCAAAGGACAACGGCTTTGAAGCGGGAGAATCCATCGATCTATTTCTTCATGCGGGTAAAATCGGACTTTTGGATTTTTCATACAATATGATTTGCCCCGCTTGCGGAGGAGTCGCGTCTTCTCATACTTCTCTCGATCAGATCGAAGAAAAAAGTTTTCACTGTTATATCTGCAACATGGACGTTCCTACGACCTTGGACGATCAAGTAGAAGTGAGTTTCTCCGTGAATCCGTCTCTTAAAAAACAAAATTTGAATCCTTTGACGGACGCGATTACGTATTTGAAATATCATATATCCGGCAACTTTCATAAATCCAAAGAACTTCTGGACTTTATTCATTCGAACTCGAAGGATTTGATCGTGATCGAACCGGGCGCGACGGAAAAAATGATTCTCGACGCGACGGACGTTCCCGCGTATCAGTTTAGTTCGGTGGAGAATAACTCCGCGGTCTTTTTGTATTTCGACGCGAAGGAAACCACCGAAGATCGGATCATCGATTTAAGTCTGCTTCCGACCGGTTTTACTCCGATCGAGTTGCATCTTTCTCCGGGAAAATACGAGGTCAAGGTTTCCAATCGAACGATCGCAAAGTCCGGATTTCTGATCATCAAACCCAATCTAAAAAGAATATTAGAAATCGTTGATAAACACCCGACTTATATCGAACCCTTTCTCACCGCGAAGATGCTTTTGAACAATCAGACTTTTCGGGAATTGTTTCGAGTTCAACAGTTGAGCAACAAGTTGAATCTCAACGTAAAAAGTCTCACGATTCTTTTTACGGATCTCAGAGGATCTACGGAGATGTATGATAAGGCCGGAGATATTCTCGCGTATCGCCTCGTTCAGGAACATTTTAGACTTCTTGCGGAAACGGTGAAAAAATTCAACGGCGCCATCGTAAAGACGATGGGAGACGCGATCATGGCCACGTTCTCCAGTCCATTGGACGGATTGTTCGCTTCGCTTGAAATGATGTCCCGTATCGATCGGATGAACGAAGAATTCAAAGAACACGGACACGAGATCGGTTTAAAGGTAGGATTGAACGAGGGCCCCGCGCTTGCGGTGATCAACGACGAACGTTTGGATTACTTCGGACAAAGCGTAAACATAGCGGCACGGGTGCAAGCGCTCGCGTCCGCCGGAGAAATCTGGGTCACGGAGCCGATTCTTTCCAGCGCGGGAATCAGGGAAGAATTGAGTCTGCGAGGATACGATACGGAAAGACACGAAGCTTCTCTCAAGGGTGTGGGTCAAAAAGCGACCGTTCATAAATTGTTTAAGAATGAGGAACAAAGGACTTTGGCCGAAGTCGTTTAA
- a CDS encoding tetratricopeptide repeat protein, which produces MIFVILVAIGIILIVAFGSFLIQTKKDAFEKALALAAMGNFVDARVIIRDILDNSPSNVRAHYVIAKIYAMEGDTTNEARHLEKIKKIGSYEKGINEVAVSNRIADIYYQQDLFEEALFHYLDTVAIDPENAEANVRIGFMALGQKEFSIADRFLGKISNEKIKTASIFIGKGVVSAVLRKGNPVEFFAKAYELDPASPVGGFLYALSLTRDSKYDEAIKVANSVADLIEDDYVRYTIFQFLMCCFILQKNLNEGLKHARLCMEMARNSGWKQEMIDSDVYFSLLAVKLGKLEEASEYLIEAESERIDDVRIVELANYKFQLETKRIDPSKAAQSGFSLDEEIGRIFGELFPVERFYELSGLKSSKSFHIKGILDDQGNKLLADVSKIGVGVLDHYRQLKGVEFKNLCVRIVMALNYTVSREVPNKEGDGLNLTGLNKTDKETRSLFKFRKWKDAKISDIFLRDTIGQLKELGVDKAFIVGDAEFTEGAKRFLTDNSSLLNVIYGKDLEELLKKALRLEAKGA; this is translated from the coding sequence ATGATCTTCGTCATTCTTGTCGCCATTGGAATCATTCTGATTGTTGCGTTTGGATCCTTTCTGATCCAGACCAAGAAAGACGCTTTTGAAAAGGCTCTGGCCCTTGCCGCCATGGGGAACTTCGTGGACGCCCGAGTTATCATTCGGGATATTTTGGACAATTCTCCCTCGAACGTCCGAGCGCACTATGTGATCGCGAAAATCTACGCGATGGAAGGCGATACCACCAACGAAGCCCGTCACCTCGAGAAAATCAAAAAGATCGGTTCTTACGAAAAAGGAATCAACGAGGTCGCGGTTTCCAATCGGATTGCGGACATTTATTATCAACAGGATTTATTCGAAGAGGCGCTGTTTCATTATTTGGATACGGTCGCGATCGATCCGGAAAACGCGGAAGCAAACGTCCGTATCGGTTTTATGGCCCTTGGTCAAAAAGAATTTTCGATCGCCGACCGCTTTTTAGGAAAGATTTCCAACGAAAAAATCAAGACTGCTTCCATCTTTATCGGTAAAGGAGTCGTCTCCGCGGTTCTACGCAAAGGAAATCCCGTGGAATTTTTTGCAAAGGCGTATGAGTTGGATCCGGCTTCTCCCGTGGGTGGATTTTTATACGCGCTCAGTTTGACTCGGGATTCCAAATACGACGAAGCGATCAAGGTCGCAAACTCCGTCGCCGATCTCATCGAAGACGATTATGTGCGTTATACGATCTTTCAATTTTTGATGTGTTGTTTTATTCTCCAGAAGAATTTAAACGAAGGTCTCAAACACGCGAGGCTTTGTATGGAGATGGCGAGAAACAGCGGTTGGAAACAGGAGATGATCGATTCCGACGTTTACTTTTCTCTTTTGGCGGTCAAACTGGGTAAACTCGAAGAAGCGAGCGAATATCTCATCGAAGCCGAGTCGGAAAGAATCGACGACGTAAGAATTGTGGAACTCGCGAATTACAAGTTTCAACTCGAGACGAAACGAATCGATCCGAGTAAGGCGGCTCAAAGCGGTTTCTCCTTGGACGAAGAGATCGGGAGAATCTTTGGCGAACTTTTTCCGGTAGAACGTTTTTACGAACTCTCCGGTTTGAAATCCTCTAAGTCGTTTCATATCAAAGGGATCTTGGACGATCAAGGGAATAAACTTCTCGCGGACGTTTCGAAAATCGGCGTCGGAGTTTTGGATCATTATCGTCAGCTCAAAGGCGTCGAATTTAAGAATCTTTGCGTTCGGATCGTGATGGCTTTGAATTATACGGTCAGCCGCGAAGTTCCCAACAAAGAAGGGGACGGTCTCAATCTTACCGGTCTTAATAAAACCGATAAGGAAACTCGTTCTCTTTTTAAATTCCGCAAATGGAAGGACGCGAAAATTTCGGACATCTTTCTGCGTGATACGATCGGTCAGTTGAAGGAACTCGGCGTCGACAAGGCGTTTATCGTGGGCGACGCGGAATTCACCGAAGGGGCCAAGCGTTTTTTGACGGATAATTCTTCCCTGTTGAACGTGATCTACGGTAAGGATTTGGAAGAGCTTTTGAAAAAGGCTCTTCGTTTGGAAGCGAAGGGCGCTTAA